DNA from Helicobacter sp. 11S03491-1:
AAAATAAACAAAAAATCCAACTATTGCCATTATAAAAGATCGAAAAAAGGAAGGTTGATAATCCAGAAGCAACAAATATCCAAACATAAAAATCAAAACCAATCCCCCCAAATCATAAGCTTCATTTCGATAAGAAAAATAACGCCTTTGAAAATAACGATAAAATGGACGGAATAAAACATATAAAAAAGTGCTCAAAATCCCCAAATGAAATCCGCTAATGGCAATAATATGGGCTAAACCCAAAGCATTTGATATTTCTCTCCAAGATTTATCCAAAGGATCAGCAATAAATAAGGCGCGATAAAGATTCCCTATGAGATTGTGTGCATTTCCATCGTTTTGATGTTGTGTATCAATATAGGAGCGTATCTTGTCCCTAAAGTCCCGCTTGTGAAGCAGCGAAATACTATAGGCATTAATATAACAACTCTTTAAAAATTGCATAAAACTACATTCCCTAATTTGTCCATACACTCGCACATAACGATTAGCAATCATTTTAATATCTTCTTTGGAAATTGTATAAAAAATATTTCTTTCTAAATCCATGAGTTTCAATACAAAATAATGATCTGTTGCATTTTGATTGTATTTTGAAGTTTTTTTCTTAAATTTTTCATATTGTAATAAAACTTGTGCATGAATCTCTTGAGGAGAGGAAAAATCGATTTTTGAGAATTCATAATATTTATGCCCCAAACTATAAACAAACACAACAACTAAAATTCCAATCACCCAAGACCACTCCCTTAGACCACTGATTAACTCAATATTATAAGGAGAGGCGCTAAATTTATTCACTACTTAAATATTAACAGCATAAACAGAAGAATCATTGTCTATTTTGGTAGGAGTATAAGCAATTTCACTCTCATGCGCAATATCTTCAAAACGAGTAAAGGCTTTATTAAATTGAATTTTAATTGTGTTTGTTTCTCCATTCCTGTTCTTTGCCACAATAATTTCAGCAGGCTCAATTCCCCCACCCCTATATTCATCTCTAGCTTTTTTAAGTTCATCCTCATAAGCTTTGAGTGCCTTATCATTGCCTTCTTTTTTCAGTTTGGCCAGTTTTTCTTTTTCGCTTCGTTTTTTATAGACTTCATCGCGATACAAAAATAAAATAATATCGGCATCTTGCTCAATCGCTCCAGACTCCCTCAGATCTGACAAAATAGGACGTTTATCCTCTCTACTTTCTAAAGATCGATTCAGTTGGGAGAGAGCAACAATAGGGATTGCTAACTCTCTTGCTAAGGTTTTAAGCCCTCGACTGATTTCACTAATTTCCTCTTGTCTTGCCATGTCCCCTCTTCTGCTACTTCCATTACCCATTAATTGCAAATAATCAACAATAGCAACTTCAATATCCGGATTTTTACTTTTAAGCTTGCGGAGTTTGGATCGCAGTTGATTAATACTCAAAATACTCCCATCATCAATAAATAAATTTTTTGAACTCATCACTTCTGAACACCTGGAAAGTTCCTGCCATTGCATATCATCAAGATTACCAACTTTTAATTCTTGCAAAGGAATAGAACTCATAGACGAAAGCATTCTAAGCATCAAGTGTTCTGCAGGCATTTCCAGACTAAAAACAGCTACTCCCTTATTTTGATTAAGAATCGCTTGAGCCATATTCAAAAATAAGGTCGTCTTTCCCATTGAGGGTCTTGCGCCAATGATAATCAACTCTCCCTTATTGAATCCTGTTGTAATCTTATTGAGTTCTTTAAATCCGGTATTTAAGCCTGTAAGGACACTATTGCCTCTTGCTTTCATCTCTTTTATAAACTCAACCGTGCTATAAACAACCTCCTTGCTTGCTTTAAAATCGCTCTGAATACTCTTGATAGAAATATTATAAATCAACCTCTCAATATCATCTAGTATTTCCTCGCTATTTTCCCCTGTATCAAGAGATTTTTCCCGAAGGACATTGGCTAAAGTATGAAGCTCTCTTTTAATAGAGATATTTTTAAGCTCTCTAATATAAGCCTCAATATTGGCAATTGGATTAGTAGAGATAATAAACAAGAACTCTTCATCGCTAATTTTTCTATTTTCGGGAATTTTGGAACGTATAAATTCTTCATCCAGGGGCAAATCTTGTCTAAAAAGTTCCAAGCAAACTTCAAAAATACTTCTATGGGGAATATGAGAAAAATCTTTGGGCTCTAATAAATCTGCAATTTCATCAAACTTACTTGGATCAAAAATAATTGAAGAAATAACGACACGTTCAATATTAATAGAATGGCTATTTGGAATTTCAGGCATTTCTTACTGCTTTATTTCTAAGATTTTAAATTCTATCATTTTCATTCATTTTCACTGCTTAATTTTTGGACTTTCTTTTAATAAAAAATCCTAGCGCACAAGCATAAATCACAAGAGCAAAAATTAAAAATAAATTTAAAAGCCCTACTTCATTAACAATGGGCTGGGTAATAAAAGGAGAGGCAAATTGTCCAAAAAAGATAGCGCTTGCCAAAAATCCCAATGCCCTTGCACGTTGAGATTCAGGAGCTATAGACATCAAATAAGAACTGTTATTGACAATAATCATCCCCCCTCCGGCTCCTAAAAACATCAAAGAGATAATGACAATAATATAATTATGAAAAATAAACAAAAGTAAAAAACAACTCCCCATTAAGAATAAACACAAAGCATAAACTTTGTTAATACTCAAAATATTTCTCAAACGATTATAAAATAAAGAAAATACTCCATAGGCAATAGCTGATGCTGACATAGAAATCCCGACAATATCGCTGCTTTTATGGAGATAATGCACAATAAAAAAAGGAATTTGAGTAGGAGAAATATAATAAACTACAAGACAAAAAAAAGCCAATAAATACACAGGAAGAAATCTGAAAAAATTGAATTTTTGCGTCTCTTCAATGACAATGTTTTCTATATGAAATTTTAATTTCCTAGGTTCAAAAAGCTTCATAGAAGCAAAAATAACAATCACAATACCCAAAAGATATACCAAAAATGGATACCGCCAATCAATACTGGAAAGATAACCTCCAAGACTAATAAAAATAGCACTCCCTACCGAAGTTGCAAAACCTTGCAAGCCAAGTGCCTTTTGTCTATCAATCCCACTATAATAATCCCCCACCAAAGCGCTAGCGCTTGTCATTACAAAAGCTGTGGCGATGCCAAAAATTGCCCTGGATACTAAAATCAAATAAATATTATCCAGAAAAAATCCACTCCCACCTGCAACACTCCAAAGTATCATCGCAGGAAATAAAAATTTCAATCTCCCAAATCTATCCAACAATGCCCCACTTAATGGAGAAAAAAACATAACAAAAAGGGCCGGCAGGGTCAAAATAAGTTTGGACAAAAAATCAATACCGGAAATCATTTTAAAATGATCTTCAAGAGCAGGCAAAGAAGGTGCAATTACCACACTACCTAATACCGTCATTGAGGTAGTCGAAAAAAGGGCTATTTTAAAAAATGGTTTTTGGACAATCATTTTAAGTTTATTTTCAAATTTAGTAGGTATTTTTGTCCAATCACCTTGATCTTTTATGCCACTTTGCATCTATTCTCTCTTTGTATTTTATGTAGATAATCCTTTGAAATTTTATCTCATAAAAACAAATTTTACAAATAATTAAATTATATTTTTAATATTTTCTATTAATTTTAATGGAGTAAGCCCATAAGTTGATTTTTCTAATCTCGCAGCAAATGAATGTGCTAAAGAAGCGCTGATAGCTGCCTCCGGCAAATCATAACCTTGAGCTACCAAAGCCCCAATCATTCCTGCAAGCACATCTCCACTCCCACCCTTAGATAAATTAGGAGTTCCAAAAGTATTGATATAAATTTTATTATTTTGTGCAATCAAAGTATTTGCACCTTTTAGCAAACAAACAATATGGGGATATTTTGCACTAAATTCTCTAAGAATTTCTATTTTGTTTTTAAGAAGTTCTTCCACACTCATTTCTCCAAATTTACATATTTTCAAAAGTGAAACAAATTCTTTAGGGTGTGGGGTAAGTATCAAACGCTCATAATGATCTAAAATCTTAGCCATATCTTGGAGATAAAACACATCAGCATCTAAAACGCAAGGAGATGTTTCTAACATTTGATACAAAATTTCCCCCACCTCCCCCATACCCATCCCAATCACACATGCACTCGTATTTTCGGGAAGTATTTGAGTATGCATCAACTCAAGGGGGGCGATAAAATCTTTACCCATGACACTCACAAGCCCCGCTCCAAAATACAATCCCGCCATTGCACTTAAAAGACCTGCCCCACTTTTTTGACCGACATAAACACAAAGATGTCCAAAATTTCCTTTATGCACATTCAATACTTTACGATCCGGCAATTTCATGTCTGTTTTTTCAAGCATTTGAGTATTAGAGCTAATTTCATATAACTTTTTGCTCACTCCCAAATCCCCAACTACCACATTTCCAACATAATCTTTAGCCGCATCACTAAAAAGAGAACTTTTCAAGGCTCCCATACTCACAGTCCAATCAGCCCTAAAAGCGACATTGCTTATATTGCCATCTAAATCAATCCCACTAGGGACATCACAAGCAATTTTTATCCTTCCCACCTTATTCATATCCGAAATGAGCTTGCACATATCGGGTAAAAGTTCTCCGGCCAAACCACTTCCAAACAAACAATCTACAACCACATCACAAAATAATATTTTTTTTATCTTCTCAACACCTGCCTCCATAGCACGATCATATTGAAGTTGGCACATTTTTGTCTTGGGTTCTTTGGCTACAAAAACTCTCACACAATAATCTCCCATCAAACGTCTTGCAAGCCCATAGCCATCTCCTCCATTGTTCCCCCCTCCACAAACAATATTCACTACACTCCCTTGATGAGTAAGTTTTGAGATTAATTGATGGATGGAATTTGCTGCATTTTCCATCAAAATATCTTCATTTAAAAGATATTTATCTACCGCACGTTTGTCCAAAACCTCTAAGCTTCTATAAATATTTTGCATCTTATATCTTTAATCTTTTTTAGAAATTTGGGGAATAAATTCAAGAGACAATGAATTCACACAATGCCTTATATTTTTATCTGTATAACCCTCACCCACGAATACATGCCCTAAATGCCCCTCACATCGAGCGCAAATAATTTCCACTCTCCTGCCATCCTCATCAATTTGGTATTTGATCGCCCCTGCTATCTCATCATCAAAACTAGCCCACCCACAATTTGACTTGAATTTAGTCTCTGAGGTATAAAGCTTTAAGCCACATTGTTTGCACGCATAAATACCCTCTTGAAAAAAGTCATTATATTTACCGCTAAAAGGGGGTTCTGTTGCTTTTTGAATTATAATTGCATATTCTTGGGGATTTAATGGATTCATCAGAATTCCTTGCTTTATTTATAAGAATAAATATACCATAAAAGCAAGAATAAAATATATTTTTATAGATACAATAAAAAAAGATAAAGATATTTTAAAAGTATCCTAAGCAATTCAGGAAAAAATCCTGAATCAAACAAATTCTATAGTAGCCATCAAAGAAGCATCGCCTCTTCTTAGACGTGTTCTTTGAATCCTTGTATAGCCACCTTTTCTATCAGCATAGCCGGGAGCAATTTCTGCAATCAACTTCTTCGTAGCTGATTTATCCTGCAAATAGCTAAAAATAAATCGATGGGAATTAAAATCGCCCACTCTTGCTATGGTTACTAATTTTTCAATATAAGACTGAAGTTCTTTTGCTTTAAAAACCCCTGTTTCAATTTTTTTATGTTCAATCAGAGCAATAGCCAAATTCTTCAACAAAGCTTTTCTATGGGAAGAAGTTCTGCCAAGTTTTCTATATCCGTGATTATGCCTCATAATTTCTCCTTAGCTTTTCATTTTAACAATTTTCTTATTCAAAGACAACACCAACTCATCAGACAATTCATAACCTACAGGATAGCCCAATTCTTGAAGCTTCTCAGCAATTTCATCATAAGATTTTTTACCCATATTTTTGATGTTTTTCAAATCATTTTCACTCATTAAAACTAATTCTCCAATATATCGAATGCCTGTCCTATCCAAACAATTAAAACATCTGGCGCTGAGATTTAATGTATCAATTTTTACCATCAAATCTTTCAATTCAGCTACGTCTTCTGAGGAATTTTTTGCCATCAAAGGAGCTGCACTCATATCAGCATCAAAAATACTCATTTGTGAATGCATAATTGCAATGGCTTCTTTAAAAGCATCATGAGGGTTGATTTGTCCATCTGTTTCAATATCAAAAACAATCTTTTCATAAGTTGGATTATCTTCTACCAATACATTTTCTATTTCATAAACTGCTTTTTTTACAGGGGTAAAATAAGCATCAAGAGGGATATAATCCTCAGGAATGATACCTCTTATATTTTCGCTTGGAACATAACCAATGCCTTTTTGAACAATGATAGAAAAATTAAGAACTGCATCTTCATTAATAGTAGCTAAATAAGTATTTTTATTCACAACGTCCAAAACATCATTAATCAAATCCGCACCGGATAAACTCATAGGTCCTTTAAAAGAATAATTCACTGTTATAGGACCATTATCCTCTTGAGTTTTATGAACAAATCGGATATTTTTCAAATTTACGATAAAAGGTGAAACATCTTCAGTAATACCACGAACAGAATCAAATTCGTGAGCAACCCCTTCAATTTTCAATCCTATAGGCGCATAACCTACAGAGCTTGAAAGCAATAATCTTCTGATAGGATGAGCCAAAGTAATAGCATAGCCGGACTCAAAAGGATATACAGATATTTTAATTCTATTCGTATTTATCTCTTCTATATTGATATCTGTAGGAATATAGGGAGCTGTTTTAATAGTTTTCATTTTTTCACCGCCTAATTATTTGGAATACAACTCGACAATGAGCCTTTCCTCTACCGGGATTACGACTTCTTCTCTCTGAGGATATCTTGTAAAAATACCAAACTTTTTATCTTTATCAACATCTACCCAAGGAGATATGCCGGTTTGAGAAGTTAATTCAATAGCTCTAGTTACTTGAGGATTATTTTTTGTTTTCTCTGTAAGTTCAATTTTTTGTCCGGGATAAACAAAATAAGAAGGAATATCAATCTTTTTGCCATCTACCAAAATATGCCCATGAGTTACTAATTGACGAGCAAATCTTCTTGTAGTAGCAAACCCCATTCTATAAACGACATTATCAAGTCTTCTTTCAATCAAGCCAATAAGATTTTCACCTGTATTTCCATCCAGTCGGTTTGCTTCTACGAAAATCGATCTAAATTGTTTTTCCGAAATTCCATACATGGCTTTGGCTTTTTGTTTTTCACGCAATTGCAAGCCATATTCAGAAATCTTACCTCTTCTTTGTCCATGTTGCCCCGGTCCATAAGGTCTTTTATCCAAAGCACTTTTACCTGCCAATCTTCTCTCGCCCTTTAAAGCCAAAGACACTCCAAATCGTCTCTCTAATTTTTCAACCGGTCCTCTATATCTTGCCATTATATAACTCCCTTATACTCTTCTTCTTTTAGGTGGTCTGCAACCATTATGGGGCAATGGGGTTACATCTTTTATCCAAAGAACTTTAATTCCCTCTATTGTGCCGACACTTTTTACTGCAGTCTCTCTGCCGCTACCCGGTCCTTGAACTTTGATACCTACTTCTTTGATACCATGTTCTTTTGCTTTTGTCATCGCACTCTCTACTGCTTGTTGGGCTGCATAAGGAGTTGATTTTTTTGATCCCTTAAAGCCAAGCCCACCGGCTGTAGCCCAACAAATAACATTACCCATTTCATCAGTAATGGTTACATTTGTATTGTTAAATGAAGCAGATATACAAACAATTCCTTTGGCAATATTTTTCTTAATAACTCTTTTTTTAGTTGCCGTATTTCTTTTAGCCATGACTTAGTCTCCTTATTTGCTACCTACTGTTTTTTTCTTGCCTTTTCTTGTGCGTGCATTATTTTTGGTTGTTTGACCTCGCACAGGCAAGCCTTTTCTATGCCGAAGACCACGATAATTTCCTAAATCCATCAATGATTTAATATCCATTTGTGTCTTTTTTCTCAAATCACCCTCGACCATGTAGCCTTCTTGAATTTTTTTAGCAATTGCAGAGACTTCATCTTCGCTGAGATCATGAACTCGCTTATCAAAAGATATATTTATAGCATTCAAAATATCTCTTGAGCTTTTAAGCCCAATACCATAAATATAAGTAAGAGCATACTCGACTCTTTTCTTTTTTGGCAAATCTACACCAGCTATTCTAGCCATATTTTATCCTTGTCTTTGTTTATGTTTTGGAGTTGAGCAAATCACTCGAACTACACCTTTTCTCTTGATAACTTTACATTTATCACACATCTTTTTAACCGAAGGTCGAACTTTCATTTTGTTTCTCCTTGTTTTATGCCAAAGCATAAAATATTTTTAAACCCATTGTATTTTTTAAAGACTAAAAAGCTATTATTATAGCTAAGAAAAGTTTAAAAGCTTCTTAGTTGCTTCAGGCTTTACTATTTATATCTAAATGTAATGCGTCCCTTATCTAAGCTATAAGGCGTAAGTTCAAGCTTTACTTTGTCTCCGGGAAGTATCTTAATATAATGCATTCTCATTTTTCCTGCAATATGACACAATACAACATGCTTGTTTTCTAATTCCACCTTAAACGTGGCATTAGGCAATGCCTCAATCACTTTACCATCAATTTCTATCACATCATCTTTTGCCATTTATATCTCCGTGAGTATCTTAGCTTTGCCTTCAATAATTGCAATCGTATGTTCATAATGACTGCCATTTAACCCATCTGCTGAAGTTACCCCC
Protein-coding regions in this window:
- a CDS encoding ComEC/Rec2 family competence protein, translating into MIGILVVVFVYSLGHKYYEFSKIDFSSPQEIHAQVLLQYEKFKKKTSKYNQNATDHYFVLKLMDLERNIFYTISKEDIKMIANRYVRVYGQIRECSFMQFLKSCYINAYSISLLHKRDFRDKIRSYIDTQHQNDGNAHNLIGNLYRALFIADPLDKSWREISNALGLAHIIAISGFHLGILSTFLYVLFRPFYRYFQRRYFSYRNEAYDLGGLVLIFMFGYLLLLDYQPSFFRSFIMAIVGFFVYFSGIRIFSFSLLFFVCLFCIAFFPALVLNAGFILSVAGVFYIFLFIKHFPKISKIPYWICFDIAIFLNITSIVHYFFPYFSPYQFISIPVSILFIIFFPLSLVSHFLRLGDFLDYFLLKALLVKPPVIEYYTSIWWVIFYVGISLYAFKSKIAYWFLNALSVGFFIFLLLKYL
- a CDS encoding replicative DNA helicase, with product MPEIPNSHSINIERVVISSIIFDPSKFDEIADLLEPKDFSHIPHRSIFEVCLELFRQDLPLDEEFIRSKIPENRKISDEEFLFIISTNPIANIEAYIRELKNISIKRELHTLANVLREKSLDTGENSEEILDDIERLIYNISIKSIQSDFKASKEVVYSTVEFIKEMKARGNSVLTGLNTGFKELNKITTGFNKGELIIIGARPSMGKTTLFLNMAQAILNQNKGVAVFSLEMPAEHLMLRMLSSMSSIPLQELKVGNLDDMQWQELSRCSEVMSSKNLFIDDGSILSINQLRSKLRKLKSKNPDIEVAIVDYLQLMGNGSSRRGDMARQEEISEISRGLKTLARELAIPIVALSQLNRSLESREDKRPILSDLRESGAIEQDADIILFLYRDEVYKKRSEKEKLAKLKKEGNDKALKAYEDELKKARDEYRGGGIEPAEIIVAKNRNGETNTIKIQFNKAFTRFEDIAHESEIAYTPTKIDNDSSVYAVNI
- a CDS encoding MFS transporter; the protein is MQSGIKDQGDWTKIPTKFENKLKMIVQKPFFKIALFSTTSMTVLGSVVIAPSLPALEDHFKMISGIDFLSKLILTLPALFVMFFSPLSGALLDRFGRLKFLFPAMILWSVAGGSGFFLDNIYLILVSRAIFGIATAFVMTSASALVGDYYSGIDRQKALGLQGFATSVGSAIFISLGGYLSSIDWRYPFLVYLLGIVIVIFASMKLFEPRKLKFHIENIVIEETQKFNFFRFLPVYLLAFFCLVVYYISPTQIPFFIVHYLHKSSDIVGISMSASAIAYGVFSLFYNRLRNILSINKVYALCLFLMGSCFLLLFIFHNYIIVIISLMFLGAGGGMIIVNNSSYLMSIAPESQRARALGFLASAIFFGQFASPFITQPIVNEVGLLNLFLIFALVIYACALGFFIKRKSKN
- a CDS encoding NAD(P)H-hydrate dehydratase, producing MQNIYRSLEVLDKRAVDKYLLNEDILMENAANSIHQLISKLTHQGSVVNIVCGGGNNGGDGYGLARRLMGDYCVRVFVAKEPKTKMCQLQYDRAMEAGVEKIKKILFCDVVVDCLFGSGLAGELLPDMCKLISDMNKVGRIKIACDVPSGIDLDGNISNVAFRADWTVSMGALKSSLFSDAAKDYVGNVVVGDLGVSKKLYEISSNTQMLEKTDMKLPDRKVLNVHKGNFGHLCVYVGQKSGAGLLSAMAGLYFGAGLVSVMGKDFIAPLELMHTQILPENTSACVIGMGMGEVGEILYQMLETSPCVLDADVFYLQDMAKILDHYERLILTPHPKEFVSLLKICKFGEMSVEELLKNKIEILREFSAKYPHIVCLLKGANTLIAQNNKIYINTFGTPNLSKGGSGDVLAGMIGALVAQGYDLPEAAISASLAHSFAARLEKSTYGLTPLKLIENIKNII
- a CDS encoding methionine-R-sulfoxide reductase, with translation MNPLNPQEYAIIIQKATEPPFSGKYNDFFQEGIYACKQCGLKLYTSETKFKSNCGWASFDDEIAGAIKYQIDEDGRRVEIICARCEGHLGHVFVGEGYTDKNIRHCVNSLSLEFIPQISKKD
- the rplQ gene encoding 50S ribosomal protein L17, whose product is MRHNHGYRKLGRTSSHRKALLKNLAIALIEHKKIETGVFKAKELQSYIEKLVTIARVGDFNSHRFIFSYLQDKSATKKLIAEIAPGYADRKGGYTRIQRTRLRRGDASLMATIEFV
- a CDS encoding DNA-directed RNA polymerase subunit alpha translates to MKTIKTAPYIPTDINIEEINTNRIKISVYPFESGYAITLAHPIRRLLLSSSVGYAPIGLKIEGVAHEFDSVRGITEDVSPFIVNLKNIRFVHKTQEDNGPITVNYSFKGPMSLSGADLINDVLDVVNKNTYLATINEDAVLNFSIIVQKGIGYVPSENIRGIIPEDYIPLDAYFTPVKKAVYEIENVLVEDNPTYEKIVFDIETDGQINPHDAFKEAIAIMHSQMSIFDADMSAAPLMAKNSSEDVAELKDLMVKIDTLNLSARCFNCLDRTGIRYIGELVLMSENDLKNIKNMGKKSYDEIAEKLQELGYPVGYELSDELVLSLNKKIVKMKS
- the rpsD gene encoding 30S ribosomal protein S4 produces the protein MARYRGPVEKLERRFGVSLALKGERRLAGKSALDKRPYGPGQHGQRRGKISEYGLQLREKQKAKAMYGISEKQFRSIFVEANRLDGNTGENLIGLIERRLDNVVYRMGFATTRRFARQLVTHGHILVDGKKIDIPSYFVYPGQKIELTEKTKNNPQVTRAIELTSQTGISPWVDVDKDKKFGIFTRYPQREEVVIPVEERLIVELYSK
- the rpsK gene encoding 30S ribosomal protein S11; this encodes MAKRNTATKKRVIKKNIAKGIVCISASFNNTNVTITDEMGNVICWATAGGLGFKGSKKSTPYAAQQAVESAMTKAKEHGIKEVGIKVQGPGSGRETAVKSVGTIEGIKVLWIKDVTPLPHNGCRPPKRRRV
- the rpsM gene encoding 30S ribosomal protein S13, coding for MARIAGVDLPKKKRVEYALTYIYGIGLKSSRDILNAINISFDKRVHDLSEDEVSAIAKKIQEGYMVEGDLRKKTQMDIKSLMDLGNYRGLRHRKGLPVRGQTTKNNARTRKGKKKTVGSK
- the rpmJ gene encoding 50S ribosomal protein L36; this translates as MKVRPSVKKMCDKCKVIKRKGVVRVICSTPKHKQRQG
- the infA gene encoding translation initiation factor IF-1 — encoded protein: MAKDDVIEIDGKVIEALPNATFKVELENKHVVLCHIAGKMRMHYIKILPGDKVKLELTPYSLDKGRITFRYK